A stretch of the Fusarium musae strain F31 chromosome 2, whole genome shotgun sequence genome encodes the following:
- a CDS encoding hypothetical protein (EggNog:ENOG41), which translates to MPSFVESPVRTEIPGPVSKASSKRLDAIFDARAVHFVVDYDKSHDNYIVDVDGNKYLDVYAQIASIPVGYNNDTLIEAAKSPEMISALVNRPAIGNFPSDQWVDILRNGLMKVAPKGLSYIFTAQSGSEANELAYKAAFMLYSRRKRGNADWNEEEINSCLENSKPGSPELAIMSFKNSFHGRGFGSLSTTRSKAVHKLDIPSFNWPQAPFPALKYPLEEHVEENAAEEKRCLEEVERIMTTWHCPVAGLIVEPIQSEGGDNHASPAFFQGLRDITKKHGSVLIADEVQTGFGATGSFWGHDHWNLTSPPDMVTFSKKAQTAGYFFGNEMLIPDKAYRQFNTWIGDPARVIMCKAVIQEILDKKLVEQTARVGTHLYAELARLAAKYPDHIQNLRGKDQGTFIAFDTKDPAGLVRSMRHIGVNIGTCGKNTVRLRPMLIFQEEHIPILINAFDKVIAAL; encoded by the exons ATGCCTTCCTTCGTCGAGTCCCCCGTTCGCACGGAGATTCCTGGCCCTGTATCCAAGGCCAGCTCCAAGCGTCTGGATGCCATTTTCGACGCCCGTGCCGTTCACTTCGTTGTCGACTACGACAAGTCTCACGATAATTA CAttgtcgatgttgatggcAACAAGTACCTCGATGTCTACGCTCAGATTGCTTCCATCCCTGTGGGATACAACAACGACACTCTGATCGAAGCTGCCAAGTCCCCCGAAATGATCTCCGCTCTCGTCAACCGTCCTGCGATTGGCAACTTTCCTTCCGACCAATGGGTCGATATTCTCCGTAACGGCCTTATGAAGGTCGCCCCCAAGGGCCTCAGCTACATCTTCACTGCTCAGTCTGGATCTGAGGCCAACGAGCTTGCCTACAAGGCTGCTTTCATGCTCTACAGTCGTCGCAAGCGTGGTAACGCTGACTGgaatgaggaggagatcaaCTCCTGCCTTGAGAACTCCAAACCTGGCTCTCCTGAACTCGCCATCATGAGTTTCAAGAACTCTTTCCACGGCCGTGGTTTCGGCTCCCTCTCTACCACCCGCTCCAAGGCTGTTCACAAGCTCGATATCCCTAGCTTCAACTGGCCCCAGGCCCCCTTTCCTGCTCTCAAGTACCCTCTTGAGGAGCATGTCGAGGAGAACGCggccgaggagaagcgatgccttgaagaagttgagcgCATCATGACCACATGGCATTGCCCCGTTGCCGGTCTCATTGTTGAGCCCATTCAGTCCGAGGGTGGTGACAACCACGCTTCCCCGGCTTTCTTCCAGGGTCTCCGTGACATTACCAAGAAGCACGGATCCGTTCTCATTGCCGACGAGGTACAGACCGGTTTCGGCGCCACTGGTTCCTTCTGGGGACATGATCACTGGAACCTGACCTCTCCACCAGACATGGTCACCTTCTCCAAGAAGGCGCAGACTGCTGGATACTTCTTTGGCAACGAGATGCTTATCCCTGATAAGGCTTATCGTCAGTTCAACACCTGGATCGGCGACCCTGCCCGTGTCATCATGTGCAAGGCTGTCATTCAGGagattcttgacaagaagcttgttgagcAGACAGCCCGCGTGGGTACTCACCTTTATGCCGAGCTTGCACGCCTTGCTGCCAAATACCCTGATCACATCCAGAACCTCCGTGGAAAAGACCAGGGCACTTTCATTGCTTTCGATACCAAGGACCCTGCTGGTCTCGTTCGCTCCATGCGCCATATTGGTGTGAACATTGGAACGTGTGGCAAGAACACCGTCCGCCTCCGACCTATGCTCATTTTCCAAGAGGAGCACATTCCTATCCTCATCAATGCCTTTGATAAGGTTATTGCTGCTCTGTGA